In one Butyrivibrio proteoclasticus B316 genomic region, the following are encoded:
- a CDS encoding cupin domain-containing protein → MKVDSLNAMTKGWFIGNFDPSLFKTNDVEVAVKRYRAGDSEEAHYHKIATEYTVIIDGEVEMNGVRYKKDDIIVMEPGDATDFKAITDSTNVVVKIPGANNDKYLVEGK, encoded by the coding sequence ATGAAGGTAGATTCACTAAATGCTATGACAAAAGGCTGGTTTATCGGAAACTTTGATCCATCGCTGTTTAAGACTAATGACGTTGAAGTGGCTGTTAAACGCTATAGAGCAGGTGACAGCGAAGAAGCTCACTACCACAAAATTGCTACTGAATACACCGTCATAATAGATGGTGAAGTAGAAATGAATGGAGTCAGATACAAAAAGGATGACATTATAGTCATGGAACCGGGTGATGCTACGGATTTCAAGGCAATTACGGATAGCACAAATGTGGTGGTAAAAATTCCTGGAGCCAACAATGACAAGTATCTTGTGGAGGGAAAATAA
- a CDS encoding glycosyltransferase family 2 protein produces MLNIVIPMAGRGSRFADAGYELPKPLIDVNGKPMIEVVTNNISPRCEHRFIYICQEEHLNKYNLSDELERMSPGCRIITIDHITEGAACTVLLSEKYIDNDDEMMIANSDQYVDTDINDYIPKIKDNDGLIMTMPADHPKWSYIRFDESGYVTEVREKEVISHEATVGIYNYKHGSDFVKYAHQMIEKNIRVNNEFYVAPVYNEMIADGKKIVFHNVGEKMHGLGTPEDLNIFLNLLNEK; encoded by the coding sequence ATGTTGAATATCGTTATTCCAATGGCAGGAAGAGGAAGCAGATTTGCAGATGCAGGCTATGAACTTCCCAAGCCTCTTATAGATGTAAATGGTAAACCCATGATAGAAGTGGTGACCAATAACATAAGCCCTAGATGCGAGCACAGATTCATATACATCTGCCAGGAAGAACACTTAAATAAGTATAACCTAAGTGATGAGCTTGAGAGAATGTCACCTGGTTGCAGGATAATCACAATAGACCATATCACAGAAGGCGCGGCATGTACTGTGCTCCTATCTGAAAAGTACATTGATAACGATGACGAGATGATGATTGCTAACAGCGATCAGTATGTAGATACAGACATAAACGATTATATTCCCAAGATAAAGGATAACGATGGTCTTATCATGACAATGCCGGCAGATCATCCTAAGTGGAGCTATATCAGATTTGATGAAAGTGGTTATGTTACAGAGGTCCGTGAAAAAGAAGTAATTTCGCATGAAGCAACAGTGGGAATCTACAACTATAAACATGGTAGTGATTTCGTTAAGTACGCGCATCAGATGATAGAGAAAAATATAAGAGTAAATAACGAGTTCTATGTTGCTCCTGTTTACAATGAAATGATCGCTGATGGCAAGAAGATTGTGTTCCACAATGTTGGAGAAAAAATGCATGGATTAGGAACACCGGAAGATCTTAATATTTTTTTGAATCTACTAAATGAAAAATAA
- a CDS encoding glycosyltransferase, translated as MKKIAFLVESEYGEKHFGVRNYFSTIFNSLEEKYDVDYITYSTCRQGVLWYRVLEDKRPKDIQTDSISITNNRQFSYKKYISNKKNKVLDKKCYYFQYLGTDLENEKYDACIITNPWLLTPIVDIKSPKIIGIVYDLVPNEYSLVKSVPPIDFASEHNIGYEYYNKHCNAIIAISKQTMDQYRRYYSSASGKISFFPPFMPYHFECGFHNEHEIKENSIILAAPFDLRKGLKKIPKLLNPIKDWIDKIYIFGEPRCAISDFDEFFKEIDARIKIVYYPTISYVDLIDLYSKCKVLLFPSKEEGLGLPIIEAQVCGCRPVTTNEEPMNQLTLNGSYLLSDDDEQDSKEIAKMLKEEFDYDELKRVARREFSIKRVIEMIEKII; from the coding sequence ATGAAAAAAATAGCTTTTTTAGTTGAATCAGAATATGGTGAGAAACATTTTGGAGTACGTAACTATTTCTCTACAATCTTTAATTCATTGGAAGAAAAATATGATGTTGATTATATAACGTATTCAACATGCCGGCAAGGAGTGCTTTGGTATAGGGTGCTAGAGGATAAGCGGCCAAAAGATATCCAAACTGACAGTATTAGTATTACAAATAATAGGCAATTTTCTTATAAAAAATATATCTCAAATAAAAAAAATAAAGTGCTAGATAAAAAATGCTATTATTTCCAATATTTAGGGACGGATTTAGAGAATGAAAAATACGATGCATGTATTATTACAAATCCTTGGTTACTGACACCAATTGTAGATATTAAATCTCCAAAGATTATAGGAATAGTATATGACTTAGTTCCTAATGAATATTCTCTGGTTAAGTCAGTTCCGCCGATAGATTTTGCTAGTGAACATAACATTGGTTACGAATATTACAATAAACATTGTAATGCAATTATAGCTATTTCTAAGCAAACGATGGATCAATATCGTAGGTATTACTCTTCCGCAAGTGGGAAGATATCTTTTTTTCCTCCTTTTATGCCCTATCATTTTGAATGTGGTTTTCATAATGAACATGAGATTAAAGAGAATTCTATAATTTTGGCAGCCCCATTTGATTTAAGAAAGGGATTAAAGAAAATACCTAAATTATTAAATCCAATAAAGGACTGGATTGATAAAATTTATATTTTTGGTGAACCAAGGTGCGCCATTTCGGATTTTGACGAATTTTTCAAAGAAATAGATGCAAGAATAAAAATCGTATATTATCCTACGATTTCATATGTCGATTTAATCGATTTATATAGTAAATGTAAGGTTTTATTATTTCCATCAAAAGAAGAGGGATTAGGATTGCCAATTATAGAAGCACAAGTCTGTGGATGTAGACCTGTGACGACAAACGAAGAACCAATGAATCAATTGACGCTTAATGGAAGTTACTTGTTATCTGATGATGACGAACAAGATTCGAAAGAAATCGCAAAAATGTTGAAGGAAGAATTCGATTACGATGAATTGAAGCGTGTTGCCCGAAGGGAGTTTTCTATAAAAAGGGTAATTGAAATGATAGAAAAAATCATTTGA
- a CDS encoding sugar phosphate nucleotidyltransferase — protein MNTILLSGGSGKRLWPLSNDIRSKQFIKIFRTNNGIYESMLQRMYTGLKNADNGCDITIATSKNQVSTIHNQLEEGYSLSVEPFRKNTFPAIVLAANYLHEIKRISMDESVVVCPIDSYVEDDFFKSIKELYRHVGLSESKILIMGVTPTYPSEKYGYVIPVDKAQFSEVTAFAEKPDKECAQQFIDKGALWNCGVFAFKLGYLIDKSHELLDYTGYSDLLDKYASLDSISFDNAILEKEKMIEVMKYEGKWKDLGTWNTLTEEMDDSILGKGVIADSCQNVHLVNSLDIPVLCMGVKNVVISASPEGILVSDKKESSYLKKYVESFDNTIKFTEKSWGTYRVIDIEPSSMTVRATLKKGHGMSYHAHANRDESWNITSGSGVVVIDGVEKAVEAGDVVVIRAGYKHTIKALTDMELIEVQFGTNIDVKDKVKYDLTNDFESCSRYDDSI, from the coding sequence ATGAATACAATTTTATTGTCAGGTGGTTCAGGTAAGCGCTTGTGGCCACTGTCTAATGATATTAGAAGTAAACAATTTATAAAAATATTTAGAACAAACAATGGAATATATGAGTCAATGTTGCAGCGTATGTATACAGGATTAAAGAATGCAGATAACGGCTGCGATATAACAATAGCTACATCTAAGAATCAGGTATCTACTATCCATAATCAACTAGAAGAAGGATATTCACTATCAGTTGAGCCATTCAGGAAAAATACCTTTCCTGCGATTGTCTTAGCAGCAAATTATCTTCATGAGATAAAGCGGATAAGCATGGATGAAAGCGTTGTCGTCTGTCCTATTGATTCTTATGTGGAAGATGATTTTTTTAAATCTATTAAAGAATTGTATAGACATGTTGGTTTATCAGAATCAAAAATACTAATCATGGGTGTTACGCCAACTTACCCAAGTGAAAAATATGGTTATGTAATTCCTGTAGACAAAGCGCAATTCAGTGAGGTTACTGCATTTGCTGAGAAACCAGATAAAGAATGTGCTCAGCAGTTCATCGATAAAGGCGCTTTGTGGAACTGTGGTGTTTTTGCGTTCAAACTAGGATATCTTATAGATAAATCTCACGAACTATTAGATTACACGGGATATAGTGATTTACTAGATAAATATGCATCTCTAGATAGCATTAGTTTTGATAATGCAATTTTAGAGAAAGAGAAAATGATAGAAGTCATGAAATATGAAGGTAAATGGAAGGATTTGGGAACCTGGAACACTCTCACTGAGGAAATGGACGATTCTATTCTGGGGAAGGGTGTTATAGCAGATAGTTGTCAGAACGTTCATTTAGTTAATAGTTTGGATATTCCCGTTCTTTGTATGGGAGTAAAAAATGTAGTTATATCTGCTTCTCCAGAAGGAATATTAGTTTCTGACAAAAAAGAATCCAGTTATCTAAAAAAATATGTTGAGAGTTTTGACAACACAATCAAATTTACAGAGAAGAGCTGGGGCACTTACCGTGTCATAGATATTGAACCATCAAGCATGACTGTAAGAGCTACCTTAAAAAAAGGTCATGGCATGAGCTATCACGCCCATGCTAATAGGGATGAATCTTGGAATATTACTTCAGGATCAGGAGTTGTTGTTATAGATGGGGTAGAAAAAGCTGTTGAAGCAGGAGATGTAGTTGTTATAAGAGCTGGCTATAAACATACAATTAAAGCTCTTACAGACATGGAATTGATAGAGGTTCAGTTTGGAACCAACATAGATGTTAAAGACAAAGTGAAATACGATTTGACTAATGATTTTGAGAGCTGCAGCCGCTACGATGATTCAATCTAA
- a CDS encoding GDP-mannose 4,6-dehydratase, translated as MKKALIFGMDGFVGKYMAEELIQNGYEVYACSRFGNHDHPYDGWYSCDLNSTDQVKNVIAEVGPTHVINLAGQSNVGISWRIPKLTIETNVCGAINIIEAVHECDLNISILMIGSSEEYGVSDTDLSEDSLLNASNPYGISKMMLERFCEIYRKRYGMKLHYVRPFNHTGVGQNDNFVIPSWCKQVAAISKSGKPGCMFVGNLDIVRDFSNVKDIVRAYRLIIESDDSEIVYNVGSGNCIPLKEILNHVISLCDQEITVQVDPKLLRPIENPYICCNASLLRKRLGWEPQYDIRRTVEEIYGYFIEKTSKG; from the coding sequence ATGAAGAAAGCGTTAATTTTTGGAATGGACGGTTTTGTTGGAAAGTACATGGCGGAAGAACTTATTCAAAACGGCTATGAGGTATATGCATGTAGCCGATTCGGCAATCATGATCACCCTTATGATGGTTGGTATAGCTGTGATCTTAACAGTACTGATCAGGTGAAAAATGTCATAGCAGAAGTTGGACCCACACACGTTATCAACCTTGCAGGACAAAGTAATGTTGGTATTTCATGGAGAATACCAAAACTTACTATTGAGACAAATGTATGTGGAGCAATTAACATTATAGAAGCTGTCCATGAATGTGATTTGAATATTAGCATCTTAATGATCGGTTCAAGTGAAGAATATGGCGTTTCTGATACGGACCTATCTGAGGATAGTTTATTAAATGCTTCTAATCCATATGGAATATCAAAGATGATGCTAGAAAGATTCTGCGAAATATATAGAAAACGATATGGAATGAAGCTTCACTACGTACGGCCATTCAATCATACTGGTGTGGGACAAAACGATAACTTTGTAATTCCTTCATGGTGCAAACAGGTTGCTGCAATATCTAAAAGTGGTAAACCAGGGTGCATGTTTGTCGGAAATCTGGATATAGTTAGGGATTTTTCAAATGTAAAAGATATTGTCAGAGCATATAGACTGATTATCGAGAGTGACGATAGTGAAATAGTCTATAACGTTGGCAGTGGTAATTGTATTCCACTGAAAGAAATATTAAATCATGTTATTTCTCTTTGTGACCAAGAGATAACTGTTCAGGTTGATCCTAAGCTGTTAAGACCGATAGAAAATCCATATATATGTTGTAATGCGAGTCTTCTAAGAAAAAGACTTGGTTGGGAACCGCAGTATGATATACGTAGGACGGTTGAGGAAATATATGGATATTTTATAGAAAAAACTTCAAAAGGTTGA
- a CDS encoding ABC transporter permease yields MFITDIKNIWIFRDMIFELTHRELRGKYKGSVLGFLWTYINPLMQILVYAFVFSQIFRSGIEKFHLYLIVSMFPFNFFTGGVLQGLGSVRYQGDLVKKVYFPRQILPIVSLTVNFVNLLISFGIIYSILLISGWGINLRIQLWLIPVLLTEYVFALGLAFLLAAVEVYFRDIEHIVSVLMMVWMYVTPMFYSIEIIPEKFLKFFYCNPMLYIISMFQQILYYKVAPDLRYMGRAVCFAIAFLIVGSIVFKVLEKRFAEEL; encoded by the coding sequence ATGTTCATAACTGATATCAAGAATATTTGGATATTCAGAGATATGATCTTTGAACTAACACATAGAGAACTTAGAGGAAAGTATAAGGGTTCTGTACTTGGATTCTTATGGACATACATCAATCCGCTTATGCAGATTCTGGTGTATGCATTTGTCTTTTCACAGATATTTAGAAGTGGAATTGAGAAGTTCCATTTGTATCTGATTGTTAGTATGTTTCCGTTCAATTTTTTTACTGGAGGTGTTCTCCAGGGGCTTGGAAGCGTCAGGTATCAGGGCGACCTGGTTAAGAAAGTCTATTTTCCAAGGCAGATTCTGCCTATAGTTTCGCTTACTGTGAATTTTGTAAACCTTCTTATCTCTTTTGGCATTATCTATAGTATTTTGTTGATCTCTGGATGGGGTATCAATCTGAGGATTCAGTTGTGGCTTATTCCAGTTCTTTTGACTGAGTATGTATTTGCTCTGGGGCTGGCATTTCTGCTGGCTGCAGTTGAGGTGTATTTTAGGGATATTGAGCATATCGTGTCGGTACTGATGATGGTGTGGATGTACGTGACACCGATGTTCTATAGCATAGAGATAATACCCGAGAAGTTTCTTAAGTTCTTTTACTGTAATCCGATGTTGTACATTATCAGTATGTTCCAGCAGATTCTGTATTATAAGGTGGCTCCGGACCTGAGGTACATGGGAAGGGCAGTGTGCTTTGCGATTGCATTCCTCATAGTAGGCAGCATTGTGTTCAAAGTACTTGAGAAGAGATTTGCGGAGGAACTGTGA
- a CDS encoding ATP-binding cassette domain-containing protein: MPTREAIIEVNDVYKNFRVYFDKGSMLKEQFVNPGRSRYEEREILRGISFKVYRGETVALIGQNGCGKSTTLKMLTKILYPNKGTVTVNGKVSSLIELGAGFHPDMSGRENIYINASILGIKKEEVDKRIDEIIRFSELEEFIDNPIRTYSSGMYMRLAFSVAINVDADILLIDEILAVGDQAFQEKCIRKLDELRASGVTVVLVSHAMGQIKEIADRCIWIENGQIREDGDTETVCNHYEEAMTRRREERDELEDEQRKDAAQVAVEPVQEVATDDLNAQKEYRKKERERRRAEKQQRAEAFAAKWQGGGIQGKPVAGVVMISLMILLSACSSIFMIGLNEVSEDMLPVIERSLIHRVFGYVFFVLGRISVPMLLIMLGFNVLPMDFDGRDKRLGYYKKVFMPTFATWIGLVIAYQVFLHFWDGRGFDALRMCRQIFLIEYVELGHAWIFRFIILFLFVAPYVSMILKLFSVGTLRFLMIIGWVLIFLFPGLDLYGQANGGEMSFPQSLGTFCYFFYFCLGFLVSRYMQRIFKGSKEVVFFVLSFVLTVWSQLFLNAKGIDYLIKPTYFGISLMALFGFDLLVRVRVDEMYPRISVFFKGAYKCVRGAFYIFVPVQMMLERFVVKPWIVQESGGIGTLVGTMLVLWVLTFGVSMGIAGIVHSLRGLSKHPTATEEL; encoded by the coding sequence ATGCCAACTAGAGAAGCTATCATTGAAGTTAATGATGTGTACAAGAACTTCCGTGTCTATTTTGATAAGGGAAGTATGTTAAAAGAGCAGTTCGTAAACCCGGGACGTTCCAGGTATGAGGAGAGGGAAATCCTTAGAGGAATTTCGTTTAAGGTATACCGCGGAGAGACGGTGGCTCTGATTGGTCAGAATGGATGTGGTAAATCAACAACGCTCAAGATGCTGACCAAGATTCTTTATCCCAATAAGGGTACTGTTACGGTTAATGGCAAGGTATCGAGCCTGATTGAGCTTGGAGCGGGCTTTCACCCTGATATGAGTGGCAGGGAGAATATCTATATCAATGCATCAATCCTGGGAATCAAGAAGGAAGAGGTTGATAAGAGAATCGATGAGATCATAAGGTTCTCTGAGTTGGAGGAATTCATTGATAATCCTATAAGGACTTATTCGTCAGGAATGTACATGCGCCTGGCTTTTTCTGTTGCCATTAATGTTGATGCAGATATTCTGTTGATTGATGAAATCCTTGCGGTTGGTGATCAGGCGTTTCAGGAGAAGTGTATCAGAAAGCTTGATGAGCTCCGTGCTTCTGGCGTGACTGTTGTACTAGTATCACACGCTATGGGGCAGATTAAAGAGATAGCAGACAGGTGTATCTGGATAGAGAACGGACAGATCAGGGAAGATGGAGATACGGAGACAGTCTGTAATCATTACGAAGAAGCCATGACAAGACGCCGTGAGGAGCGTGATGAGCTTGAGGATGAGCAGAGGAAGGATGCAGCTCAGGTTGCTGTAGAGCCAGTGCAAGAGGTGGCTACTGATGATTTGAATGCCCAAAAAGAATACAGGAAGAAAGAGAGAGAACGTCGTAGAGCTGAGAAACAGCAAAGGGCTGAGGCCTTTGCTGCCAAGTGGCAGGGGGGAGGCATCCAGGGTAAGCCTGTTGCCGGTGTTGTTATGATTTCCCTTATGATACTTCTGAGCGCATGCAGTTCCATTTTTATGATAGGGCTTAATGAAGTTTCGGAGGATATGCTTCCTGTAATAGAGAGGTCTTTGATCCATAGAGTATTTGGGTATGTTTTCTTTGTTCTTGGAAGGATATCTGTGCCAATGCTTCTTATAATGCTTGGCTTTAACGTGCTTCCTATGGATTTTGATGGAAGGGATAAGAGGCTTGGGTACTATAAGAAGGTTTTTATGCCAACGTTTGCAACATGGATAGGGCTAGTGATAGCATATCAGGTTTTCCTTCACTTCTGGGATGGAAGAGGATTTGATGCGCTAAGGATGTGCAGACAGATTTTTTTGATTGAGTATGTAGAGCTAGGTCATGCGTGGATATTCAGATTTATTATTTTGTTTCTTTTTGTGGCCCCCTATGTTTCTATGATATTAAAGCTATTTAGTGTTGGAACGCTAAGGTTTCTCATGATAATTGGGTGGGTGCTTATTTTTCTTTTCCCGGGGCTTGATCTGTATGGGCAGGCCAATGGGGGAGAGATGAGTTTCCCACAGTCTTTGGGGACATTTTGTTATTTCTTTTACTTCTGCCTGGGATTTCTGGTATCGAGATATATGCAGAGGATATTCAAGGGGAGCAAGGAAGTGGTGTTTTTTGTGCTTTCTTTTGTGCTGACTGTATGGTCACAGCTGTTTTTGAATGCAAAAGGGATTGATTATCTTATAAAGCCGACATATTTTGGAATATCACTTATGGCTCTATTTGGTTTTGATCTTCTGGTTCGTGTGAGAGTGGATGAGATGTATCCAAGGATAAGTGTTTTCTTTAAGGGGGCGTACAAGTGCGTTCGGGGGGCGTTCTATATTTTTGTGCCTGTACAGATGATGCTTGAGAGGTTTGTTGTCAAACCTTGGATAGTACAGGAAAGTGGCGGAATTGGAACTTTGGTAGGAACGATGCTTGTTCTATGGGTGTTGACGTTTGGCGTATCTATGGGAATTGCAGGGATTGTCCACTCATTGAGAGGGCTGAGTAAGCATCCAACTGCTACAGAAGAATTATAG
- the tnpA gene encoding IS200/IS605 family transposase, translated as MDMNSLSHTKWECKYHIVFAPKFRRKVAYGQIKQDIANILSTLCKRKGVEIIEAEVCPDHIHMLVRIPPSMSVSSFVGYLKGKSTLMIFERHANLKYKYGNRHFWCRGYYVDTVGKNAKKIEEYIKNQLKEDLEYDQMTLKEYIDPFTGEPVKQNK; from the coding sequence ATGGACATGAATAGTTTATCACACACAAAATGGGAGTGTAAGTACCACATAGTATTTGCACCTAAGTTCAGGAGAAAGGTTGCATACGGTCAGATCAAGCAGGATATAGCAAATATTCTCAGTACATTATGCAAGAGGAAAGGTGTAGAAATTATAGAGGCAGAAGTATGCCCAGATCACATACATATGCTGGTAAGGATCCCGCCGAGTATGAGTGTATCAAGCTTCGTAGGCTACTTGAAAGGAAAAAGTACGCTTATGATATTTGAGAGGCATGCAAATCTCAAGTATAAGTACGGCAATAGACATTTCTGGTGCAGAGGCTATTATGTAGATACTGTAGGTAAGAATGCAAAGAAAATTGAGGAGTACATAAAGAATCAGTTAAAAGAGGATTTAGAGTACGACCAAATGACACTAAAAGAGTATATTGACCCGTTCACGGGTGAGCCGGTAAAGCAAAACAAATAA
- a CDS encoding DUF2971 domain-containing protein produces the protein MKKKMLPSPSFKPTLRSLKQIIVYLAQPQDFDDIFDSRYTIPDLKTYEKAEAAFALSNMNIPMWYYYAKEHKGICIEYDLTDFNAKNLSSPEVILLPVIYPDDKTANTYRCSTYEENHENVMLVRNALVKNKNWNFEKEWRLISVERPNIYQHLKIQAIYFGLKTEEVDKRLILQFNKDYNLGIDIYQMTFNNVKFEAKNII, from the coding sequence TTGAAGAAAAAGATGCTACCATCGCCGAGCTTCAAGCCCACATTAAGGAGCTTGAAGCAAATAATAGTATACCTGGCTCAACCCCAAGATTTTGATGATATCTTTGACAGCAGATATACTATTCCAGATTTAAAGACCTATGAAAAAGCCGAGGCAGCATTTGCGCTATCCAACATGAATATACCCATGTGGTACTATTATGCCAAAGAGCATAAAGGCATCTGTATAGAATATGACCTTACTGATTTTAATGCCAAGAACCTCTCCTCCCCAGAAGTAATACTTCTTCCTGTTATTTATCCAGATGACAAAACTGCCAATACATACCGCTGCTCAACTTACGAGGAGAATCATGAAAATGTTATGCTTGTTAGAAACGCACTGGTAAAAAATAAAAATTGGAACTTTGAAAAAGAATGGAGACTAATTTCTGTAGAACGACCTAACATATATCAGCATCTGAAAATTCAAGCCATATACTTTGGATTAAAGACTGAGGAAGTAGACAAAAGACTTATTCTCCAATTTAACAAGGACTACAATCTTGGCATTGACATTTATCAAATGACTTTCAACAATGTAAAATTTGAAGCTAAAAATATTATCTAA
- a CDS encoding ATP-binding protein, producing MDNTEKIYRNRITDSALELKLEAFGATLIVGPKGCGKTTTAKHYANSYIEFQDEDTREGLLSVAENMPSKLLIGDKPRLFDEWQDAPKIWGAIRKSVDDSGLKGQYILTGSSSQKVETAHTGTLRISTLRMFPMSLYESGESSGTVSLMDLFEGKDIEWEESKLTIDDLIYAICRGGWPQSIDVENREAALSIASDLFYQTCHTDISNISHVKRNPLWAERLIRSYSRNICTLAETKTIFSDTSQATGISKPTFYDYFHDLEDLYIIDELPAWCPAIRSKEAIRSGNKRNLVDPSIAVAALGLSPDYFNTDFKTLGFLFESLCIRDLKIYSSGMNGEVSYYHDRYGLEADAVLHLKDGRYALIEFKLGSKEIDMGAEHLCEIERLIGEYNKKEKQVPLRLPDLKLVITATEYGYKREDGVYVIPIGCLKN from the coding sequence ATGGATAATACAGAAAAGATATATCGCAACCGAATAACTGATTCCGCGTTAGAACTAAAGCTCGAGGCTTTTGGTGCAACATTAATCGTGGGACCAAAGGGCTGTGGAAAAACAACAACTGCAAAGCATTATGCAAATAGCTATATAGAGTTTCAAGATGAAGATACCCGAGAAGGGCTTTTGTCCGTTGCTGAAAACATGCCTTCAAAGCTTCTGATCGGAGATAAACCAAGGCTGTTTGACGAATGGCAGGATGCTCCGAAGATTTGGGGAGCAATACGTAAAAGCGTGGACGACTCCGGATTAAAAGGTCAATATATCCTTACCGGCTCATCTTCCCAGAAGGTTGAAACGGCTCATACCGGAACACTGAGGATTTCAACACTTCGTATGTTTCCTATGAGTCTGTATGAGAGCGGCGAGTCTTCGGGTACCGTTTCGCTTATGGATCTTTTTGAAGGAAAGGATATCGAATGGGAAGAGTCTAAGCTGACGATTGACGACCTGATCTATGCTATCTGTCGTGGCGGATGGCCGCAAAGTATTGATGTCGAGAACAGGGAAGCTGCGCTTTCTATCGCATCTGATCTCTTTTATCAGACTTGTCATACTGATATTTCTAATATCAGCCATGTTAAAAGGAATCCTTTATGGGCAGAACGCCTGATAAGATCCTATTCAAGAAATATATGTACTTTGGCAGAAACAAAAACCATTTTTTCAGATACTTCGCAGGCAACGGGAATATCAAAGCCTACTTTCTATGATTATTTCCATGATCTTGAAGATTTATACATAATAGACGAACTCCCTGCATGGTGTCCCGCAATCCGTTCAAAAGAAGCAATCAGATCCGGTAACAAAAGAAATCTAGTGGATCCATCCATAGCAGTAGCAGCACTTGGTCTTTCGCCTGACTACTTCAATACCGATTTCAAGACCTTAGGTTTCCTTTTTGAGTCATTATGTATCAGAGACCTAAAGATTTATTCCTCCGGAATGAACGGAGAAGTCTCATATTACCATGATCGCTATGGTCTGGAAGCGGATGCAGTACTCCATCTTAAGGATGGGCGATATGCTCTGATAGAATTCAAACTCGGAAGTAAAGAAATTGATATGGGCGCCGAACATCTATGCGAGATAGAAAGACTCATTGGAGAGTACAACAAAAAGGAAAAACAGGTCCCGCTAAGACTGCCGGATCTTAAGCTTGTCATAACCGCGACTGAATATGGTTATAAGCGTGAAGACGGCGTATATGTCATTCCTATCGGATGCCTGAAAAACTAA
- a CDS encoding DUF7010 family protein: MSIDELRIDIAKEQKKGLPFIMASVVIWTLILIVSCLNLPLHTRNLLVFCYSPLF, from the coding sequence ATGAGTATTGATGAACTGAGAATTGATATTGCAAAAGAACAGAAGAAAGGACTTCCGTTCATTATGGCATCGGTAGTTATATGGACACTGATACTGATAGTGTCTTGCCTTAATTTACCACTGCATACAAGGAATCTGCTTGTGTTTTGCTATAGTCCTCTTTTTTGA
- a CDS encoding AtpZ/AtpI family protein — protein MQMREISKLLGQFAMVGQLGLSLLMPLLLCLLLCYLLVTKLSVGAWVYIPGFVLGLGGSMTTAYKVYLSVIHREEKKKKERDSGEVYFNKHV, from the coding sequence ATGCAAATGCGAGAAATATCCAAGTTATTAGGACAGTTTGCTATGGTTGGACAGCTGGGATTGTCACTGCTCATGCCGCTTCTATTGTGTCTTTTGTTGTGTTATCTTCTGGTCACCAAATTGTCTGTTGGTGCGTGGGTTTATATACCGGGGTTTGTTTTGGGGCTCGGTGGTTCTATGACAACCGCCTACAAGGTCTATCTATCAGTTATTCACAGGGAAGAGAAAAAGAAAAAAGAAAGAGATTCAGGGGAGGTTTACTTTAATAAGCATGTTTAA
- a CDS encoding ATP synthase subunit I translates to MFKLQDAVKKETRNIAIGTGIGVLIMFAVFFLLHMVLPKNLPFGYYVPFDYKVILAGIVGFFVAVGNFFWMAVTVQKVTSIEDEKRARETMGVSLRYRTLMQLLWVILAIVVPVFNLVAGIVPLFIPSITIKLRGIMSAGKGG, encoded by the coding sequence ATGTTTAAATTACAGGATGCAGTTAAGAAGGAAACCCGCAACATAGCTATTGGTACAGGAATCGGTGTACTGATAATGTTTGCTGTATTTTTTTTGTTGCACATGGTACTTCCAAAGAATTTGCCATTTGGATACTATGTACCATTTGATTACAAGGTGATTCTAGCTGGAATTGTCGGCTTTTTTGTCGCTGTCGGAAATTTTTTCTGGATGGCAGTTACAGTTCAGAAAGTGACATCCATTGAGGATGAGAAGAGGGCAAGGGAAACAATGGGCGTAAGCCTTCGTTACCGCACTCTGATGCAGCTTCTGTGGGTGATACTTGCTATAGTAGTTCCAGTTTTTAATCTGGTGGCGGGCATTGTTCCGCTGTTTATACCTAGCATCACAATAAAACTACGCGGGATTATGTCTGCGGGGAAAGGAGGTTGA